One Aegilops tauschii subsp. strangulata cultivar AL8/78 chromosome 7, Aet v6.0, whole genome shotgun sequence genomic window carries:
- the LOC109754781 gene encoding uncharacterized protein — protein sequence MDMAWSSVGPSGNAVVNLDNKLRATAKALQRWSDRWIGNIKLQIAIALEVIMSSVDSSFMDDSSSDEEFDFHEEEEIAMLVAMHKRKKLKHGGSAYGRAFIRRERIDAHKRLVRNYFASSPVFPENYFRRRFRMSKDLFFRICNEVKQHNLVFEQRRNCAGLPGHSIEQKVTAALRIMAYGVPADYIDDNLAMAESTSIFYVKQFAITMVEVFGPQYLRAANAQHTQRLLEMNKARGFPGMLGSVDCMHWKWKNCPKAWHGQFKGCGKDATIILEAVADYETWIWHAYFGTPGSCNDINVLDRSPLFANLANGEAPPVTFEANGRTYNYG from the exons ATGGACATGGCGTGGAGCTCAGTTGGCCCCTCGGGCAATGCTGTTGTGAATCTTGACAACAAACTACGGGCTACGGCCAAGGCACTCCAGAGGTGGAGCGATAGGTGGATCGGGAATATCAAGCTGCAGATTGCAATTGCGTTGGAGGTCATT ATGAGCTCGGTTGACTCCTCTTTCATGGATGATTCATCGTCGGACGAGGAATTTGATTTCCATGAAGAAGAGGAGATTGCTATGCTAGTGGCCATGCACAAGAGGAAGAAACTGAAGCACGGTGGTTCCGCTTATGGTCGTGCGTTCATTCGGAGAGAACGGATTGATGCGCACAAGCGGTTGGTGCGCAACTACTTTGCATCATCACCTGTCTTTCCGGAGAATTACTTTCGACGCCGTTTCAGAATGTCGAAGGACTTGTTCTTTCGCATTTGCAATGAAGTGAAGCAGCATAACCTAGTCTTCGAGCAGAGAAGGAACTGTGCGGGGTTGCCTGGGCATAGCATTGAGCAGAAGGTCACTGCCGCTTTGCGCATTATGGCATATGGTGTTCCGGCAGATTACATTGATGACAACTTGGCGATGGCAGAGAGCACTTCTATCTTCTATGTCAAGCAATTTGCAATAACTATGGTAGAAGTGTTCGGTCCACAGTACTTGAGAGCAGCCAATGCTCAACACACTCAGAGGCTTTTGGAGATGAACAAAGCTCGAGGGTTTCCAGGTATGCTCGGGTCTGTagattgcatgcattggaaatggaagaattgTCCAAAAGCATGGCATGGACAATTCAAGGGTTGTGGGAAGGATGCCACTATCATTCTTGAGGCAGTTGCTGATTATGAAACATGGATTTGGCATGCATATTTTGGTACGCCCGGTTCTTGCAACGACATCAACGTGCTCGACCGGTCACCtctctttgccaacttagcaaaTGGAGAAGCACCACCGGTGACCTTCGAAGCAAATGGCCGCACCTACAACTATGGGTAA